Proteins from a genomic interval of Micromonospora sp. NBC_00389:
- a CDS encoding thioredoxin domain-containing protein, with translation MNRLAGATSPYLLQHADNPADWWPWCDEAFAEAKRRDVPVLISVGYAACHWCHVMAHESFENEQVGALMNADFVSIKVDREERPDVDAVYMTATQAMTGQGGWPMTVFATPDGTPFFCGTYFPRANFVRLLQSVAAAWRDQREEVVRQGAAVVEAIGGAQAVGGPTAPLDAPLLDAAAAKLAGEYDATNGGFGGAPKFPPHMSLLFLLRHHQRTGDPRSLEIVRHTAEGMARGGIYDQLAGGFARYSVDGHWTVPHFEKMLYDNALLLRLYSQLWRLTGDPLARRVARDTARFLADELHRPGDGFASALDADTEGVEGLTYAWTPAQLVEVLGEDDGRFAADLFAVTEEGTFEHGMSVLRLARDVDDVAPETRVRWQQVVGRLLTARDTRPQPARDDKVVAAWNGLAITAIVEFQQVAALYASPQDEDANLMEGVTIVADGAMRDAAEHLASVHLVGGRLRRVSRGGVVGEPAGVLEDYGCVAEAFCALHQLTGEGRWLTLAGGLLDTALEHFAAPGGAFYDTADDAERLVTRPADPTDNATPSGRSALIAGLVAYAALTGETRYREAAEVALGTVAPIVGQHARFTGYAATVGEALLSGPYEIAVATDDPIGDPLVAAAHRHAPPGAVVVAGRPDQPGVPLLADRPLVDGRSAAYVCRGFVCQRPVTTVEELVAELG, from the coding sequence GTGAACCGACTCGCCGGCGCCACCAGTCCGTACCTGCTCCAGCACGCCGACAACCCGGCCGACTGGTGGCCCTGGTGCGACGAGGCGTTCGCCGAGGCGAAACGACGGGACGTACCGGTACTCATCTCGGTCGGTTACGCCGCGTGTCACTGGTGCCATGTGATGGCGCACGAGTCGTTCGAGAACGAGCAGGTCGGCGCGCTGATGAACGCCGACTTCGTGTCGATCAAGGTGGACCGTGAGGAGCGTCCGGACGTCGACGCCGTCTACATGACCGCCACCCAGGCGATGACCGGCCAGGGCGGCTGGCCGATGACCGTCTTCGCCACCCCGGACGGCACCCCGTTCTTCTGCGGCACCTACTTCCCGCGGGCCAACTTCGTCCGGCTGCTCCAGTCGGTCGCCGCCGCCTGGCGGGACCAGCGCGAGGAGGTGGTGCGTCAGGGCGCCGCGGTGGTCGAGGCGATCGGGGGCGCCCAGGCCGTGGGCGGTCCCACGGCGCCGCTGGACGCCCCGCTGCTCGACGCCGCGGCCGCCAAGCTGGCCGGCGAGTATGACGCGACGAACGGCGGCTTCGGGGGCGCGCCGAAGTTCCCACCGCACATGAGCCTGCTCTTCCTGCTGCGCCATCACCAGCGGACGGGCGACCCGCGCAGCCTGGAGATCGTCCGCCACACCGCCGAGGGGATGGCCCGGGGCGGCATCTACGACCAGCTCGCCGGGGGCTTCGCGCGGTACTCGGTGGACGGGCACTGGACGGTGCCGCACTTCGAGAAGATGCTCTACGACAACGCCCTGCTGCTCCGGCTCTACAGCCAGCTCTGGCGGCTGACCGGCGACCCGCTGGCCCGTCGGGTGGCCCGGGACACCGCCCGGTTCCTCGCCGACGAGCTGCACCGGCCGGGGGACGGGTTCGCGTCCGCGCTGGACGCCGACACGGAGGGCGTCGAGGGGCTCACCTACGCCTGGACGCCGGCCCAACTCGTCGAGGTGCTGGGCGAGGACGACGGGCGGTTCGCCGCCGACCTGTTCGCCGTGACCGAGGAGGGCACCTTTGAGCACGGCATGAGCGTGCTCCGGCTCGCCCGGGACGTCGACGACGTCGCACCCGAGACCCGGGTCCGCTGGCAGCAGGTGGTGGGGCGGCTGCTCACGGCCCGGGACACCCGTCCGCAACCGGCCCGCGACGACAAGGTGGTGGCGGCCTGGAACGGCCTGGCGATCACCGCCATCGTCGAGTTCCAGCAGGTGGCCGCGCTGTACGCGTCGCCGCAGGACGAGGATGCCAACCTGATGGAGGGCGTCACCATCGTCGCCGACGGCGCGATGCGCGACGCCGCCGAGCACCTGGCCTCGGTGCACCTGGTGGGCGGCCGGCTGCGCCGGGTCTCCCGGGGCGGTGTGGTCGGTGAGCCGGCGGGCGTGCTGGAGGACTACGGCTGCGTGGCCGAGGCGTTCTGCGCGTTGCACCAGCTCACCGGCGAGGGCCGCTGGCTCACCCTGGCCGGCGGGCTGCTGGACACCGCGCTGGAGCACTTCGCGGCGCCGGGCGGCGCCTTCTACGACACCGCCGACGACGCGGAGCGGCTGGTCACCCGGCCGGCCGACCCGACCGACAACGCCACCCCGTCCGGCCGGTCGGCGCTGATCGCCGGGCTGGTGGCGTACGCGGCGCTGACCGGGGAGACGCGTTACCGGGAGGCCGCCGAGGTGGCGCTCGGCACGGTCGCGCCGATCGTCGGGCAGCACGCCCGGTTCACCGGGTACGCGGCCACGGTCGGCGAGGCGCTGCTCTCCGGGCCGTACGAGATCGCCGTGGCGACCGACGATCCGATCGGCGACCCGCTGGTGGCCGCCGCCCACCGGCACGCCCCGCCCGGCGCGGTGGTCGTGGCCGGGCGCCCGGACCAGCCCGGTGTGCCGCTGCTCGCCGACCGGCCGCTGGTCGATGGCCGGTCCGCCGCGTACGTCTGTCGGGGCTTCGTCTGCCAACGCCCGGTCACCACGGTCGAGGAGCTGGTCGCCGAGCTCGGCTGA
- a CDS encoding 5-(carboxyamino)imidazole ribonucleotide synthase, whose product MDSRTGLPVVGMVGGGQLARMTHQAAIALGQSLRVLATAPDDGAALVAADVQYGDHTDLAALRTFGKGCDVVTFDHEHVPTEHIRTLAAEGVTLYPPADALLHAQDKQVMRERLTELGAPNPVWRPVGEPADLVGFGEQVGWPVVLKAARGGYDGRGVWLVDDATQAVELARTLLAGGTRLIVEERVPLRRELAVQVARSPFGQVAAYPVVETVQRDGINVEVLAPAPGLDEELAVTAQQLAIDLATALGVVGLLAVELFEVRDEAGRPAIVVNELAMRPHNSGHWTIEGARTSQFEQHLRAVLDYPMGDTALAAPVVVMANVLGGEPGGMSIDERLHHLFAAEPGAKVHLYGKQVRPGRKIGHVTVLGDDLDDVRARAARAARWLREGHE is encoded by the coding sequence ATGGATTCCCGTACCGGTCTGCCCGTTGTCGGCATGGTGGGCGGCGGCCAGCTGGCCCGGATGACCCACCAGGCCGCGATCGCCCTTGGCCAGTCACTGCGTGTGCTCGCGACCGCCCCCGACGACGGCGCGGCGCTGGTCGCCGCCGACGTCCAGTACGGCGACCACACCGACCTGGCCGCCCTGCGGACCTTCGGCAAGGGCTGCGACGTGGTCACCTTCGACCATGAGCACGTGCCCACCGAGCACATCCGCACGCTGGCGGCGGAAGGCGTCACCCTGTACCCGCCGGCGGACGCGCTGCTGCACGCCCAGGACAAGCAGGTCATGCGGGAACGCCTGACCGAGCTGGGCGCGCCCAACCCGGTGTGGCGGCCGGTCGGCGAGCCAGCCGACCTGGTCGGTTTCGGTGAGCAGGTCGGTTGGCCGGTGGTGCTCAAGGCGGCCCGGGGTGGCTACGACGGCCGGGGCGTCTGGCTGGTCGACGATGCCACCCAGGCTGTCGAGCTGGCACGGACGCTGCTCGCCGGCGGCACGCGGTTGATCGTCGAGGAGCGGGTGCCACTGCGCCGGGAGCTGGCCGTGCAGGTGGCCCGCTCGCCGTTCGGCCAGGTGGCCGCGTACCCGGTGGTCGAGACGGTGCAGCGGGACGGCATCAACGTGGAGGTGCTCGCCCCGGCACCCGGCCTGGACGAGGAGCTGGCGGTCACCGCCCAGCAGCTCGCCATCGACCTGGCCACCGCGCTCGGCGTGGTCGGCCTGCTCGCCGTGGAACTCTTCGAGGTGCGCGACGAGGCCGGCCGACCGGCGATCGTGGTCAATGAGCTGGCGATGCGTCCGCACAACTCGGGGCACTGGACCATCGAGGGGGCTCGGACCTCCCAGTTCGAGCAGCACCTGCGGGCGGTGCTGGACTACCCGATGGGCGACACCGCGTTGGCCGCGCCGGTCGTGGTGATGGCGAACGTGCTCGGCGGCGAGCCGGGCGGGATGTCGATCGACGAGCGGCTGCACCACCTCTTCGCCGCCGAGCCGGGGGCCAAGGTGCATCTCTACGGCAAGCAGGTACGACCCGGCCGCAAGATCGGGCACGTCACCGTGCTCGGGGACGACCTGGACGACGTACGGGCGCGGGCCGCGCGGGCCGCCCGCTGGCTGCGTGAGGGGCACGAGTGA
- the purE gene encoding 5-(carboxyamino)imidazole ribonucleotide mutase, translating into MTTVGLIMGSDSDWPTMRAAAEVLDDFGVSYEVRVISAHRTPVAMIDYGRDAVDRGLKVIIAGAGGAAALPGMVASVTPLPVIGVPVPLKHLDGMDSLLSIVQMPAGIPVATVSIGNARNAGLLAVRILGVADEDLRARMTTYQQDLEQLIVAKDAALQATLT; encoded by the coding sequence GTGACCACTGTCGGGTTGATCATGGGCAGCGACTCGGACTGGCCGACGATGCGGGCCGCGGCCGAGGTGCTGGACGACTTCGGGGTGTCGTACGAGGTCCGGGTGATCTCGGCGCACCGGACCCCGGTCGCGATGATCGACTACGGCCGCGACGCCGTCGACCGGGGTCTCAAGGTGATCATCGCCGGTGCGGGCGGTGCCGCCGCCCTGCCGGGCATGGTCGCCTCGGTGACCCCGCTGCCGGTGATCGGCGTGCCGGTGCCGCTGAAGCACCTCGACGGCATGGATTCGCTGCTGTCCATCGTGCAGATGCCGGCCGGGATCCCGGTGGCCACCGTGTCGATCGGCAACGCCCGCAACGCTGGCCTGCTGGCCGTGCGGATCCTCGGCGTCGCCGACGAGGACCTCCGCGCGCGGATGACGACCTACCAGCAGGACCTGGAACAGCTGATCGTCGCCAAGGACGCCGCCCTCCAGGCCACCCTCACCTAA
- a CDS encoding SCO7613 C-terminal domain-containing membrane protein, whose amino-acid sequence MATFQCSSCGQEIKPAVRCPHCGADQPQWVEHLADIERSIAEMKARDAAIASEQRQIAAKMQAALFQRDILAHASEERLKQATRPRRVLRRRPGRRPPTATTGAPPRVPRQGSPPAPEDPPPPPPPPRASWLDADDPEHPPEASSREVQNIPLGLGALLLGVAAVVFAAVATSSMDALARLGILLLATVLMLLAPPALARRGLTSTAETISAVGLLLVPLAGNALWAVDRIGNGGSSGAVFAGVIFAFTAAVAFGYARWTGLRTPRFATVLAAQPVLPLLAYDRITGPGGWALLLTLVALFDLWLTRTGVAVERPVRQDLPEPGMPPAPPQRSADSRPEGDPEEAAELLNADAGAADTRPTRPVPGLRELIWLLHAVAVAVALAYAVTALLQAETVPAATGAGVALLLAAAVGLAGALVLRRPPLPDVAAGILTLAVIGALGRIASVALPGRSLLLIAAVITVTGLAVRAVPEAARRGPQVASAAALTVSGLVVAGGALRAGVAPVQAALPAWGADLDQYQAELAAAVGPTTWQLAAAAFLLTIAAVLALPPEIRREFAVAGAALTALAVPASFGLGWAYAPWPMVLTAVGIGVIGLSARTSRAALAHGIGAAVVGMFGAGASLVGPTLTAAVLLTLFAAGALVALAPRIRIASAAADTVAAWAAGGAAFALPGAVAAFVAATVPTDPTPTPASLREVTVPVLAASFLAVCVTLGYAAVVQVSQRRIPTPLSVGTGLGALVVTAAAFGAPGATVADAWVGAILLVAAVLLFLAPSIDAGRRSDLTLDGSDLAAAAVTTALIATLVRIASVLTPGGQLAVAAGLVLVVAVGARAMPEEWRRGPILGITVGGALIGVLAGWTALRGGLGVLATPGPIWDGNLTGWPAAPTGGATWQAPVALALLAVAAGILLPPPWRWDVSGAAVVLATIGAPTAFDLPWWSPVLVGGMVATVFGMAAVATEEARAGLSRATVAGVVALHAAGAGLVRPWTTALALGSIALIGVVVAALARVLAGPQVTDIETDGMPPHLAQIGGAATGAALLALPGAVAALSAEFQHSAQVVLTAALAASSLGLAAAAAVRRQVPQYLPWVSVAVVGGATISALAAIPTGLPSGVYAAAAALLGVLAELIRAATVPPTGSAQPVRRWAVLFSGAMRRLPDDPDRRRWRVSPSAGALAAAALPTALALASIGPALVTALVEPHRTLARIWQGPPPELLTPPPDVVNPTHVLTALLLTATAALAATGFSGGRRSRAVPVVLPGAAVTLLIAPIALGMGWPASTVAALSVFTIAMLGLALTPPPPLVEPARSLRLARVLVFLIGLAGGGAGLAGSLADRQLTLFTLGSAVGVGAVAALFGTTQRARILGWLFASLMAQLFVLTVGLVAGLAAVWSAFGVLAVGAVLQVLAATLPRLRRPEAQREASTVEWSGYAAALIAFALAFDSPRHIAALLAAWGAVLGVAATRPGRRPVERRILFWAVVVCEITAWWILMRVADVALPEAYTLPFAALALLVGVLELRHRPDLSSWVAYGPALVAAFLPTLAIVLATESSTLRQMLLLLGAVAVLIFGSTSRQQAPVIVGASVTAITAIHALFSLGPWLALIPVGILLLILGASNERRRRAQERLQTALRGMR is encoded by the coding sequence GTGGCGACGTTTCAGTGCTCCTCGTGCGGCCAGGAGATCAAGCCGGCTGTCCGCTGCCCACACTGCGGGGCCGACCAGCCGCAGTGGGTCGAGCACCTGGCGGACATCGAGCGCTCGATCGCGGAGATGAAGGCGCGCGACGCCGCCATCGCCAGCGAGCAGCGGCAGATCGCCGCCAAGATGCAGGCCGCGCTCTTCCAGCGGGACATCCTGGCGCACGCCAGTGAGGAGCGGCTCAAGCAGGCCACCCGGCCACGGCGGGTGCTGCGCCGCCGACCCGGCCGCCGGCCACCGACCGCCACCACCGGCGCCCCGCCCCGGGTGCCCCGCCAGGGCAGCCCGCCCGCCCCGGAGGACCCCCCGCCGCCACCACCACCGCCCCGAGCGTCCTGGCTGGACGCGGACGACCCGGAGCACCCGCCGGAGGCATCCTCCCGCGAGGTGCAGAACATCCCACTCGGGCTGGGCGCGTTGCTGCTCGGGGTGGCCGCGGTGGTCTTCGCCGCGGTGGCGACCAGCTCGATGGACGCGCTGGCCCGGCTCGGCATCCTGCTCCTCGCCACCGTCCTGATGCTGCTCGCCCCACCGGCGCTGGCCCGGCGCGGGCTCACCTCGACCGCCGAGACGATCTCCGCGGTCGGCCTGCTGCTGGTGCCGCTGGCCGGAAACGCCCTGTGGGCGGTGGACCGGATCGGCAACGGGGGCTCCTCCGGAGCGGTCTTCGCCGGGGTGATCTTCGCGTTCACCGCCGCCGTCGCGTTCGGGTACGCCAGGTGGACAGGTCTGCGCACACCCCGGTTCGCCACCGTGCTCGCCGCGCAGCCGGTGCTGCCGCTGCTCGCGTACGACCGGATCACCGGGCCGGGTGGCTGGGCCCTGCTGCTGACGCTGGTCGCCCTCTTCGACCTCTGGCTGACCCGCACCGGGGTCGCCGTGGAGCGGCCCGTCCGGCAGGACCTGCCGGAGCCCGGCATGCCCCCGGCGCCCCCGCAACGCAGCGCCGACAGCCGACCCGAGGGCGACCCGGAGGAGGCTGCGGAGCTGCTCAACGCCGATGCCGGGGCCGCCGACACCCGGCCGACCCGCCCGGTGCCCGGGCTGCGCGAGCTGATCTGGCTGCTGCACGCGGTGGCGGTCGCCGTCGCCTTGGCGTACGCCGTCACCGCCCTGCTCCAGGCCGAGACCGTGCCGGCGGCGACCGGCGCCGGGGTGGCGCTGCTGCTGGCCGCCGCGGTCGGGCTGGCCGGCGCGCTGGTGCTGCGCCGCCCGCCGCTGCCCGACGTCGCGGCCGGCATCCTCACCCTGGCCGTGATCGGCGCGCTCGGCCGGATCGCCTCGGTGGCCCTGCCCGGCCGGTCGTTGCTGCTGATCGCGGCGGTCATCACGGTGACCGGGCTGGCGGTGCGCGCGGTCCCCGAGGCCGCCCGGCGCGGCCCGCAGGTCGCCTCAGCGGCGGCGCTCACCGTCAGCGGGCTGGTGGTCGCCGGGGGCGCGCTGCGCGCCGGAGTGGCCCCGGTCCAGGCGGCACTGCCCGCCTGGGGCGCCGACCTCGACCAGTACCAGGCCGAACTGGCCGCTGCGGTCGGCCCCACCACCTGGCAGCTCGCCGCCGCCGCGTTCCTGCTCACCATCGCCGCGGTGCTGGCCCTGCCGCCGGAGATCCGCCGCGAGTTCGCGGTCGCCGGGGCGGCGCTGACCGCGCTGGCCGTGCCGGCCTCGTTCGGTCTCGGCTGGGCGTATGCGCCCTGGCCGATGGTGCTCACCGCGGTCGGCATCGGCGTGATCGGCCTCTCCGCGCGGACCAGCCGGGCCGCCCTGGCGCATGGCATCGGGGCCGCCGTGGTGGGCATGTTCGGTGCGGGCGCCAGCCTGGTCGGGCCGACGCTCACCGCCGCGGTCCTGCTCACCCTCTTCGCGGCCGGCGCGCTGGTCGCGCTGGCACCCCGGATTCGGATCGCCTCGGCCGCAGCCGACACGGTCGCCGCCTGGGCCGCCGGGGGCGCCGCTTTCGCGCTGCCCGGGGCGGTCGCCGCGTTCGTGGCCGCCACCGTGCCGACCGATCCCACCCCCACCCCCGCCAGCCTGCGCGAGGTGACCGTCCCGGTGCTGGCGGCGAGTTTCCTCGCGGTCTGCGTCACCCTCGGCTACGCCGCCGTGGTGCAGGTCTCCCAGCGGCGCATCCCGACACCGCTGTCCGTCGGCACCGGTCTCGGCGCGCTGGTGGTCACCGCCGCCGCCTTCGGCGCACCCGGGGCGACCGTCGCCGACGCCTGGGTCGGCGCAATACTGCTGGTCGCCGCCGTGCTGCTCTTCCTGGCACCGTCGATCGACGCCGGACGCCGCTCCGACCTCACCCTGGACGGCTCCGACCTGGCCGCTGCGGCGGTGACCACCGCCCTGATCGCCACGCTGGTCCGGATCGCCTCGGTACTCACCCCGGGCGGGCAGTTGGCGGTGGCCGCCGGTCTGGTGCTGGTGGTCGCCGTAGGTGCCCGCGCCATGCCCGAGGAGTGGCGGCGCGGGCCAATCCTCGGCATCACCGTCGGCGGCGCACTGATCGGCGTCCTCGCCGGCTGGACGGCGCTGCGCGGCGGGCTGGGCGTGCTGGCCACGCCCGGTCCGATCTGGGACGGCAACCTGACCGGCTGGCCGGCCGCGCCGACCGGAGGCGCCACCTGGCAGGCCCCGGTCGCGCTGGCGCTGCTGGCCGTCGCCGCCGGCATCCTGCTCCCGCCGCCCTGGCGGTGGGACGTGTCCGGGGCCGCGGTGGTGCTCGCCACGATCGGCGCACCGACCGCCTTCGACCTGCCCTGGTGGTCGCCGGTCCTGGTCGGCGGGATGGTCGCCACCGTCTTCGGCATGGCTGCCGTGGCCACGGAGGAGGCCCGGGCGGGGCTGTCCCGGGCCACCGTGGCCGGGGTGGTCGCGCTGCACGCGGCCGGCGCCGGCCTAGTCCGGCCGTGGACCACCGCGCTGGCGCTGGGCAGCATCGCACTGATCGGCGTGGTGGTGGCCGCCCTGGCCCGCGTACTGGCGGGTCCGCAGGTGACCGACATCGAAACCGACGGGATGCCACCGCACCTGGCGCAGATCGGCGGCGCGGCGACCGGTGCCGCGCTGCTGGCCCTCCCCGGCGCGGTAGCCGCGCTGTCCGCCGAGTTCCAACACTCGGCGCAGGTGGTGCTGACCGCGGCGCTGGCCGCGTCCAGCCTGGGCCTGGCCGCCGCGGCCGCAGTCCGCCGGCAGGTGCCGCAGTACCTGCCCTGGGTCAGCGTGGCCGTGGTTGGCGGGGCCACCATCAGCGCGCTCGCCGCCATCCCCACCGGCCTCCCCTCGGGTGTCTACGCGGCCGCCGCCGCCCTGCTCGGCGTGCTCGCCGAGTTGATCCGGGCGGCCACCGTGCCGCCGACCGGCTCGGCGCAGCCGGTCCGCCGCTGGGCGGTGCTGTTCAGCGGCGCGATGCGGCGGTTGCCGGACGACCCGGACCGTCGGCGATGGCGGGTCAGCCCGTCCGCCGGCGCGCTGGCCGCGGCGGCCCTACCGACCGCCCTGGCGCTCGCCTCGATCGGACCCGCCCTGGTCACCGCCCTGGTCGAACCGCACCGCACATTGGCCCGCATCTGGCAGGGGCCGCCGCCGGAGCTGCTCACCCCGCCCCCGGACGTGGTCAACCCGACCCACGTGCTGACCGCGCTGCTGCTCACCGCGACCGCGGCGCTGGCCGCCACCGGGTTCAGCGGCGGGCGGCGGTCCCGGGCCGTACCGGTGGTGCTGCCCGGCGCCGCCGTCACGCTGCTGATCGCGCCCATCGCGCTGGGCATGGGTTGGCCGGCGAGCACCGTCGCCGCGCTCTCCGTCTTCACCATCGCGATGCTCGGCCTCGCGCTGACCCCGCCGCCGCCGCTGGTCGAGCCGGCCCGTTCGCTACGGCTGGCCCGGGTGCTGGTGTTCCTCATCGGGTTGGCCGGCGGCGGCGCCGGGCTGGCCGGCAGCCTGGCCGACCGGCAGCTGACCCTGTTCACCCTCGGCAGCGCGGTCGGCGTGGGCGCGGTGGCGGCGCTGTTCGGCACCACTCAGCGGGCGCGCATCCTCGGCTGGCTCTTCGCATCGCTGATGGCGCAGCTCTTCGTGCTCACCGTCGGCCTGGTCGCCGGCCTGGCTGCGGTCTGGTCCGCGTTCGGTGTGCTGGCCGTCGGTGCGGTCCTGCAGGTGCTCGCCGCGACCCTGCCCCGGTTGCGCCGTCCCGAGGCGCAGCGCGAGGCCTCCACGGTGGAGTGGAGCGGGTACGCGGCGGCGCTGATCGCCTTCGCCCTCGCCTTCGACTCGCCCCGCCACATCGCCGCCCTGCTGGCCGCCTGGGGCGCGGTCCTCGGCGTGGCGGCGACCCGGCCCGGTCGGCGGCCGGTGGAGCGCCGGATCCTCTTCTGGGCGGTGGTGGTCTGCGAGATCACCGCCTGGTGGATCCTGATGCGCGTCGCCGACGTGGCGCTGCCCGAGGCGTACACCCTGCCCTTCGCCGCGCTGGCCCTGCTGGTGGGGGTGCTCGAGTTGCGCCACCGGCCGGACCTGAGCAGCTGGGTGGCGTACGGGCCGGCGCTGGTCGCCGCGTTCCTACCCACCCTGGCGATCGTGCTGGCCACCGAATCCAGCACGCTGCGGCAGATGCTGCTGCTGCTCGGCGCGGTGGCAGTGCTGATCTTCGGCTCGACCAGCCGACAGCAGGCGCCGGTGATCGTCGGCGCGTCAGTCACCGCGATCACCGCGATCCACGCGCTGTTCAGCCTCGGCCCATGGCTGGCGCTGATCCCGGTGGGCATCCTGCTGCTGATCCTCGGCGCCAGCAACGAGCGCCGCCGCCGCGCCCAGGAACGCCTACAGACCGCGCTACGCGGCATGAGATGA
- a CDS encoding UDP-glucose dehydrogenase family protein: protein MTIPYPTIQPTPAIAAVTPPSGAARPRVTFLGTGYLGATYAICYAELGYEVLGFDVDADKIAMLNAGQVPIHEPGLDELLRRNLAAGRLRFSTDIAETADFGDVHFICVGTPQRADGMGADLSYVEASVTSLAQHLTRKALIVGKSTVPVGTAEWVEQLVGKHTPNDLGVEVAWSPEFLQEGFAVDDVLRPNRIVVGVKSEWANGMLYAAHKGVFDLAATEDREVPLVVTDFATAELVKVAANAFLATKISFINAMAEVCEASGGDVTQLARAIGYDPRIGNRFLQAGLGFGGACLPKDIRAFQARAQELGAGEALRFLHEVDLINLRRRTRVLQLAADLLGRRSGPAGPDFSGTRIAVLGATFKPNTDDVRDAPALAVAALLQKAGADVHVYDPQGTENARRAVPELTYETGINEAVSGADLVCVLTEWADFRNADPVALGELVAGRKVVDGRNCLDSTLWTQAGWEYRGMGRP from the coding sequence GTGACGATCCCCTATCCCACCATTCAGCCGACCCCCGCCATCGCCGCGGTGACGCCGCCCTCGGGTGCGGCCCGGCCGCGGGTGACCTTCCTGGGGACCGGTTACCTGGGTGCGACGTACGCCATCTGCTACGCCGAGCTGGGGTACGAGGTGCTCGGGTTCGACGTCGACGCTGACAAGATCGCGATGCTCAACGCCGGTCAGGTGCCGATCCACGAGCCCGGCCTGGACGAGCTGCTCAGGCGCAACCTGGCCGCCGGCCGGCTGCGGTTCAGCACCGACATCGCCGAGACCGCCGACTTCGGTGACGTGCACTTCATCTGCGTCGGCACCCCCCAGCGCGCCGACGGGATGGGCGCCGACCTGTCGTACGTCGAGGCCTCGGTGACCAGCCTGGCGCAACACCTCACCCGCAAGGCGCTGATCGTCGGCAAGTCCACCGTGCCGGTGGGCACCGCCGAGTGGGTGGAGCAGTTGGTCGGCAAGCACACGCCCAACGACCTGGGCGTCGAGGTGGCGTGGAGCCCCGAGTTCCTCCAGGAGGGCTTCGCCGTCGACGACGTGCTGCGCCCCAACCGGATCGTGGTCGGCGTGAAGAGCGAGTGGGCCAACGGCATGCTCTATGCCGCCCACAAGGGTGTCTTCGACCTGGCCGCCACCGAGGACCGCGAGGTGCCCCTGGTGGTCACCGACTTCGCGACCGCCGAGCTGGTCAAGGTCGCCGCGAACGCCTTCCTGGCCACCAAGATCTCCTTCATCAACGCGATGGCCGAGGTCTGCGAGGCCTCCGGCGGCGACGTGACCCAGCTGGCCCGGGCGATCGGCTACGACCCGCGGATCGGCAACCGGTTCCTCCAGGCCGGTCTCGGCTTCGGCGGCGCCTGCCTGCCCAAGGACATCCGGGCCTTCCAGGCCCGGGCGCAGGAGCTGGGCGCTGGCGAGGCGCTTCGCTTCCTGCACGAGGTGGACCTGATCAACCTGCGCCGCCGGACCCGGGTGCTCCAGCTCGCCGCAGACCTGCTCGGCCGCCGCTCCGGGCCGGCCGGCCCGGACTTCTCCGGCACCCGGATCGCCGTGCTGGGCGCCACCTTCAAACCCAACACCGACGACGTCCGCGACGCCCCGGCGCTCGCCGTCGCCGCGCTGCTGCAGAAGGCCGGCGCCGACGTGCACGTGTACGACCCGCAGGGCACCGAGAACGCCCGCCGCGCCGTACCCGAGCTGACCTACGAGACCGGCATCAACGAGGCGGTCAGCGGCGCGGACCTGGTCTGCGTCCTCACCGAGTGGGCCGACTTCCGCAACGCCGACCCGGTCGCCCTCGGCGAGCTCGTCGCCGGCCGCAAGGTGGTCGACGGCCGCAACTGCCTCGACTCCACACTGTGGACCCAGGCCGGCTGGGAGTACCGGGGCATGGGCCGCCCCTGA